The SAR202 cluster bacterium genome includes a region encoding these proteins:
- a CDS encoding CoA transferase encodes MSNRNLYLSRAIESLLPLNNLRVLETGRGDMAAYCGRLLADAGADVVKIEPPQGGPLRRRGPFPCGSPHPERGGMFLSMNTNKRGVALDLGRKESREDLSALLNWSDILITDVPLKQRAKLGLARRSLHAANPGLVIVSIVPFGESGPYRDYAANDHVLASMSGLAFATPGMPDHVDDPDKEPPLRPSTPIAHLIAGAAAALSALMAWRLTQSDGRGRYVEVSAQEAVATLLYRDIFNYSYGHKITGRRPVPLAMMPNAVMPCKDGFAILGIPFDHMWDKFVKVMDSPDWASLEVFKDTLSRAQNWDALEPLLREWTMRRTGQEIMETCQKAGLPCFEAFPISRVLSSPQEASRRYFWNLPLDESREYKLAGAPYIFSRTPLNLRRPAPSLGQHTREVLAEAERRLPKEAALHGPPMARPLEGVRVIDFGQVVAVPFGTQLMAWMGADVILVESRVRLTTRTYPPFAYGKSSPDNAGAFNLLGSNKRSVTLDLTTPRGQALAKGLVATADVVVENFSTGVMEKFGLGYQELKKAKPDIIMASVSGFGRTGPMARYAAFHSGVNFASGFGSITGHPGGRPRIMGSLLPDAVSSLFWLFAVLAALEERRHSGQGQYIDVSMSEVLMHLMPEAIFDYSVNGMEPQFLGNRDRVNAPQGVHRCQGWDAWVGVSIETDAQWGALCRAIGYPRLAANRRYATSQSRHTLHDEIDAIITRWTIQRTREEAAAALQSAGVPAGPVLNPKDLLKDPHLTSRGFVRAVDHPTAGRRRMLGVPWRISGAAPVKYGRAPLLGEHSSQVLHDLLGLPDEEIESLVREKVIY; translated from the coding sequence TTGAGCAATCGCAATCTATACCTTTCGAGGGCGATAGAGTCTTTGCTGCCCTTAAACAATCTGCGTGTGCTGGAAACGGGCCGCGGCGACATGGCCGCCTACTGTGGCCGCCTCCTCGCTGACGCCGGCGCCGACGTCGTCAAAATCGAGCCGCCCCAGGGCGGCCCCCTCCGCCGGCGAGGCCCCTTTCCCTGCGGAAGCCCTCACCCCGAACGCGGCGGCATGTTTCTATCCATGAACACCAACAAGCGCGGCGTAGCGTTGGACTTGGGCCGAAAAGAGTCCCGCGAAGACCTGTCCGCACTCTTAAATTGGTCAGACATCCTTATCACCGACGTGCCCCTAAAGCAGCGCGCCAAACTTGGACTCGCCCGCCGCAGCCTCCACGCCGCTAATCCAGGCCTGGTCATTGTCTCCATCGTCCCCTTCGGCGAATCCGGGCCATATCGAGACTACGCCGCCAACGACCATGTCCTGGCCAGTATGAGCGGCCTAGCCTTCGCCACCCCCGGCATGCCCGACCACGTCGACGACCCCGATAAGGAACCGCCCCTGCGCCCCTCCACGCCCATCGCCCACCTCATCGCAGGCGCCGCTGCCGCCCTCAGCGCCCTCATGGCCTGGCGGCTCACTCAGTCCGACGGTCGAGGCCGCTACGTCGAGGTGTCGGCCCAGGAAGCCGTCGCCACGCTGCTATATCGAGACATCTTCAACTACTCCTACGGCCATAAGATCACAGGCCGCCGTCCCGTGCCCCTGGCTATGATGCCCAACGCCGTGATGCCGTGCAAAGACGGTTTCGCGATTCTGGGCATACCCTTCGACCATATGTGGGACAAGTTTGTTAAGGTCATGGACAGCCCCGATTGGGCTAGCCTGGAGGTCTTTAAGGACACTCTGAGCCGCGCACAGAACTGGGACGCCCTGGAGCCTCTGCTGCGAGAGTGGACAATGCGGCGCACCGGCCAGGAGATTATGGAGACGTGCCAGAAGGCCGGCCTCCCCTGCTTCGAGGCCTTCCCCATATCGCGGGTCCTCTCATCGCCGCAAGAAGCATCGCGCCGCTACTTTTGGAACTTGCCTTTGGATGAAAGCCGTGAGTACAAACTGGCCGGCGCGCCCTATATCTTCTCGCGAACGCCCCTCAATCTCCGACGCCCCGCACCTAGCCTCGGCCAGCACACTCGAGAGGTCTTGGCGGAAGCGGAGCGCCGACTCCCCAAGGAGGCCGCGCTCCACGGCCCGCCTATGGCCAGGCCCCTGGAGGGTGTGCGAGTAATCGACTTCGGCCAGGTGGTGGCTGTTCCCTTCGGCACCCAGCTCATGGCCTGGATGGGCGCCGACGTTATCCTCGTCGAAAGCCGCGTCCGCCTGACCACCCGCACCTACCCGCCCTTTGCCTACGGCAAAAGCTCGCCAGACAACGCCGGGGCCTTCAACCTGCTAGGCTCCAATAAGCGTAGCGTCACCCTGGACCTGACCACGCCCCGGGGACAGGCCCTGGCGAAAGGCCTGGTCGCCACCGCCGACGTTGTGGTAGAAAACTTTTCGACGGGTGTTATGGAGAAGTTCGGTCTGGGCTATCAGGAATTGAAGAAGGCCAAGCCGGACATCATCATGGCCTCAGTCAGCGGCTTCGGACGTACCGGTCCCATGGCCCGATACGCGGCCTTCCACAGCGGGGTCAACTTTGCCAGCGGCTTCGGCTCCATCACCGGCCACCCGGGCGGGCGGCCCCGAATTATGGGCTCCCTCTTGCCCGACGCCGTAAGCAGCCTCTTCTGGCTCTTCGCCGTCCTGGCGGCCCTGGAGGAGCGGCGGCACAGCGGCCAAGGCCAGTATATCGACGTATCCATGTCCGAAGTCCTGATGCACCTCATGCCCGAGGCCATCTTCGACTACTCCGTTAACGGCATGGAACCTCAATTCTTAGGCAATCGAGACCGCGTCAACGCTCCCCAGGGCGTCCATCGATGCCAGGGCTGGGACGCCTGGGTGGGCGTCTCCATTGAGACCGACGCCCAGTGGGGCGCTCTCTGCCGCGCCATCGGCTATCCGCGCCTTGCCGCCAATCGCCGATACGCCACCTCCCAATCCCGCCACACCCTCCACGATGAGATCGATGCCATAATCACCCGCTGGACCATCCAGCGAACACGTGAGGAGGCAGCCGCTGCCCTCCAATCGGCAGGTGTGCCCGCCGGGCCAGTCCTGAACCCCAAAGACCTCCTCAAAGACCCCCATCTCACGTCGCGAGGCTTCGTCCGCGCCGTCGACCACCCCACCGCTGGCCGCCGCCGCATGCTGGGCGTGCCCTGGCGCATCAGCGGCGCCGCGCCGGTCAAATACGGCCGCGCCCCCCTCCTCGGCGAACATTCCTCGCAAGTACTTCACGACCTACTCGGCCTGCCTGATGAGGAAATCGAATCGCTGGTCCGAGAAAAGGTCATATACTAG
- a CDS encoding ABC transporter ATP-binding protein has product MNLGGPIVSAKVVSREFPTREKAVLAVNGVSLEVFQGEFLAIVGRSGSGKTSLLNLLAGLDRPTSGSVYFEGRALSELSESQLVELRRRRVGFVFQSFALLPLLSAQENVELPLHIAGVPWKERQGRAAEAIAKVGLAARARHRPYELSGGEQQRLGVARALVNNPSVVFADEATGELDTVTAEAIATLLRDLTRSQGVTMIVATHDPIVMAKADRVVTMADGSVVKHEVRTKPASMAAMP; this is encoded by the coding sequence ATGAACCTCGGCGGGCCGATAGTCTCCGCGAAGGTCGTGTCCCGTGAGTTTCCCACCAGGGAGAAGGCGGTCCTGGCGGTTAACGGCGTGAGCCTGGAGGTGTTTCAGGGCGAGTTCCTGGCGATTGTGGGCCGTTCAGGTTCCGGCAAGACCAGCCTGCTGAACCTGCTGGCGGGGCTGGACCGGCCCACCTCCGGCTCCGTCTATTTCGAGGGCCGCGCCCTGAGCGAGCTTAGCGAGTCGCAGCTTGTGGAGCTGCGAAGGCGAAGGGTGGGTTTTGTGTTCCAGTCCTTCGCCTTGCTGCCGCTGCTTTCGGCGCAAGAGAACGTGGAGCTGCCGCTGCACATCGCCGGCGTGCCTTGGAAGGAGCGGCAGGGCCGGGCGGCGGAGGCCATCGCCAAGGTGGGCCTGGCCGCCAGGGCCAGGCACCGCCCTTACGAGCTGTCGGGCGGCGAGCAGCAGCGGTTGGGTGTGGCGCGGGCGCTGGTCAACAACCCGTCGGTGGTCTTCGCGGACGAAGCCACGGGGGAGTTGGATACGGTGACCGCCGAGGCCATCGCGACCCTTCTTCGGGACCTCACGCGGAGCCAGGGCGTCACCATGATCGTCGCCACCCACGACCCTATCGTCATGGCCAAGGCGGACCGGGTGGTGACCATGGCTGACGGCTCGGTGGTGAAGCACGAGGTGAGAACTAAGCCAGCCAGTATGGCCGCGATGCCTTAG
- a CDS encoding amidohydrolase, which produces MYKGYKVIDADAHISEPYDLWSDFMEPEYRDRRPLVAPRTEARKGFGRGGSFLPCELFPEGTQHKGNLLGGDHKRKAKTDLESLMEEKYGDAYRAGLTPQSRVKDMDKYGWDIQVCIDDFPAPMRLLPGPKDQGLVWACARAYNNWSRSFCDTNAKKLKMVGVLPNQHDIEGLVIETRRVIGKLGAVTVCMPLGTRERPWHHPDYDIFWKTAQDMDCPVSFHGVMTREPHAASRYKPRHLMSGPEVALDHAIGFPFENMISLGHLIYLGVLERHPKLRVSFLEGNAGWLPFWLGRLDDHAVHDKRQGMWFDAESLSLTPTEYFKRQGFVACDPDEFALRSVAQLVGDENIVWNTDYPHPDGPDPDKALPSFLEQPIPEGSKRKILWDNAVRLYGQRILSA; this is translated from the coding sequence ATGTATAAAGGCTACAAAGTCATAGACGCCGACGCCCATATCTCCGAGCCCTACGACCTGTGGAGCGATTTTATGGAGCCGGAGTACCGCGACCGCCGCCCGCTGGTGGCGCCTCGCACCGAAGCGAGGAAGGGTTTCGGGCGCGGCGGCAGCTTCCTGCCCTGCGAGCTTTTCCCCGAGGGCACGCAGCACAAAGGCAACCTCCTGGGCGGCGACCACAAGCGCAAGGCAAAGACGGACCTGGAGTCGCTGATGGAGGAGAAGTACGGGGACGCCTATCGCGCCGGCCTGACGCCCCAGAGCCGGGTCAAGGACATGGACAAGTACGGCTGGGACATCCAGGTGTGCATCGACGACTTCCCCGCCCCTATGCGGCTGCTCCCAGGCCCCAAGGACCAGGGCCTGGTGTGGGCCTGCGCCCGCGCTTACAACAACTGGTCACGCTCCTTCTGTGACACCAACGCCAAGAAGCTGAAGATGGTGGGTGTGCTGCCCAACCAGCATGACATCGAAGGGCTGGTAATAGAGACGCGGCGTGTGATTGGAAAGCTAGGCGCCGTGACTGTCTGCATGCCGCTGGGCACCAGGGAGCGTCCCTGGCACCACCCAGACTACGATATTTTCTGGAAGACGGCGCAGGATATGGACTGCCCGGTGTCTTTCCACGGCGTGATGACCCGCGAGCCCCACGCCGCCTCTCGATATAAGCCGCGGCATCTCATGTCAGGGCCGGAGGTGGCGCTGGACCACGCCATCGGCTTCCCTTTTGAGAACATGATTTCGCTGGGACACCTGATATATCTGGGTGTTCTGGAGCGGCATCCCAAGCTGCGCGTGTCCTTCCTGGAGGGCAACGCCGGCTGGCTGCCTTTCTGGCTGGGCCGATTGGACGACCACGCCGTCCACGATAAGCGGCAGGGCATGTGGTTCGACGCCGAGAGCCTGTCGCTGACGCCCACCGAGTATTTCAAACGTCAGGGCTTTGTGGCCTGCGACCCGGACGAGTTCGCCCTGAGGTCGGTGGCGCAGCTGGTGGGGGACGAAAACATTGTTTGGAACACGGACTACCCGCACCCGGACGGCCCGGACCCGGACAAGGCGCTGCCCTCGTTCCTGGAGCAGCCGATACCGGAGGGGTCAAAGCGGAAGATACTATGGGACAATGCGGTGAGGCTGTACGGCCAGCGGA